A stretch of Opitutaceae bacterium DNA encodes these proteins:
- a CDS encoding peptide ABC transporter substrate-binding protein: MIRSLLVLLALSLALFVAGCARSTSKIEKANAAGILHFGNGTEVQDIDHQVITGVPEHKVVMSLIEGLVMENPVDLSPEPGVAESWEISDDQLTYTFHLRDNAVWTNGDPVTAEDFLLSYKRILTPSLASEYANMIYDYVENAESYYHGEITDFAEVGLKAIDPHTFQVRLRSPTPYFLNILASHYSWWPVPIKVVERFGGLDRKGTDWTRPENYVGNGPFRLKSWRPNQKIIVEKNPLYWDRDRVRLNEIHFYPVESADTEERMFRTGQLHRTSTVPLSKLDVYRRDNPGVLHIDPLLSVYFYRCNVTRAPLDDVRIRRALALAIDRESLVRNVLRGGQTPAYNFTPPGFPNYHPMARLQGSLEDARRLLAEAGYPGGKGLTPIEILYNTSEGHRTIAETLQQMWKTNLGIEVRLLNQEWKVYLDSQDNLDFSLSRSGWQADYVDPNTFLEIFVTGGGNNDTGWSNPEYDRLRRTALETADPEARFAIYERMEQILIDELPIIPIYHYTSNYLLDPSVRGWYPTVLDNHPFKYIHLKLSE, from the coding sequence ATGATCCGATCTTTACTCGTCCTTCTCGCCCTCTCCCTCGCGCTGTTCGTCGCCGGTTGCGCCAGGTCCACTTCGAAAATCGAAAAGGCAAATGCCGCGGGCATCCTCCATTTCGGGAACGGCACCGAAGTGCAGGACATCGACCACCAGGTCATCACCGGAGTGCCCGAGCACAAGGTCGTCATGTCCCTCATTGAGGGCCTGGTCATGGAAAACCCGGTCGACCTCAGCCCCGAGCCCGGCGTGGCCGAGAGTTGGGAGATCTCGGACGACCAGCTGACCTATACCTTCCATCTTCGCGACAACGCCGTCTGGACCAATGGCGACCCGGTCACCGCCGAAGACTTCCTGCTTTCCTACAAGCGGATCCTTACTCCGTCACTGGCCTCCGAATACGCCAACATGATCTACGACTACGTGGAGAATGCCGAGTCCTACTACCACGGCGAGATCACCGACTTTGCGGAAGTCGGGCTCAAGGCGATCGATCCGCATACCTTTCAGGTCCGCCTGCGCAGCCCGACCCCCTATTTCCTGAACATCCTTGCCAGCCACTATTCCTGGTGGCCCGTGCCGATCAAGGTCGTCGAACGCTTCGGCGGACTCGACCGCAAAGGAACCGACTGGACCCGTCCGGAAAACTACGTGGGCAACGGACCGTTCCGACTGAAGTCCTGGAGGCCGAACCAGAAGATCATCGTGGAGAAGAATCCCCTCTACTGGGATCGAGATCGCGTCCGTCTGAATGAAATCCACTTCTACCCGGTCGAAAGCGCCGACACCGAGGAAAGGATGTTCCGGACCGGACAACTGCACCGCACCTCCACCGTCCCACTCTCCAAGCTCGACGTCTACCGGCGGGACAACCCCGGCGTCCTCCACATCGACCCGCTTCTCAGCGTCTATTTCTACCGCTGCAACGTCACCCGCGCCCCCCTTGATGACGTCCGCATCCGCCGCGCTCTCGCCCTGGCCATCGATCGGGAAAGTCTGGTCAGGAACGTCCTTCGGGGTGGTCAGACACCCGCCTATAACTTCACCCCGCCCGGTTTCCCCAATTACCATCCCATGGCCCGCCTCCAGGGCTCCCTCGAGGATGCCCGCCGATTGCTGGCCGAAGCCGGCTATCCCGGCGGAAAAGGCCTCACCCCAATCGAGATCCTCTACAACACCTCCGAGGGGCACCGCACCATCGCCGAGACCCTGCAACAGATGTGGAAGACCAATCTCGGCATCGAGGTCCGCCTCCTCAACCAGGAATGGAAAGTCTATCTCGACTCCCAGGATAATCTTGACTTCAGCCTGAGCCGCAGCGGCTGGCAGGCCGACTATGTCGATCCCAACACCTTCCTGGAGATCTTCGTGACCGGTGGGGGCAACAATGATACCGGCTGGTCCAATCCCGAATACGACCGGCTTCGACGGACCGCTCTCGAGACAGCCGATCCTGAGGCCCGCTTCGCCATCTACGAGCGCATGGAGCAGATCCTGATCGATGAGCTGCCCATCATCCCGATCTACCACTACACCAGCAACTACCTTCTGGATCCAAGCGTCAGGGGTTGGTATCCGACCGTCCTGGACAACCACCCCTTCAAGTACATCCACCTCAAACTCTCCGAGTGA
- a CDS encoding sulfatase, whose protein sequence is MHPVGKNLLILVAGLASLSHASVSQPPNVVLIVADDLNSYAFYGTHPQARMPHMDDFRNTAVTFDLAYCAAPACAPSRASMLTGRYPHSTGQYWNGAQGDAPFWENPIFTPLESLPETFRRNGYTTWGAGKLQHARWPDNRERAAWDNYPPHGGGFGPFVPEEAAIEGDRFWGAHEWTGPDTDFPDVVNTNAAIEFLEKEHDKPFFMMVGLWRPHTPFTAPKRFFDLFDPDEIQVPPPAYLEGDLEDVPQEGMSISGIWGKRWLNSGKDHPERWRRLMHGYLAATAFADWSAGRVIEALDVSPYGKNTIVIFWSDNGFHMGEKDHFEKCTLWEAAAQTPLAIRMPGRRNAGTTSTRPVNAIDFFPTLVDLCGLQPPPQELEGQSLRPLLENPTATWDHPALTTYGEGYFSARDERFRYIRYPDHTEELYDHQADPDEFRNLANDPDYQAVKERLRQYVPKTWARNLGGRRG, encoded by the coding sequence ATGCATCCAGTCGGCAAAAACCTCCTCATCCTTGTCGCCGGCCTGGCTTCCCTGTCTCACGCCTCCGTCTCCCAGCCGCCCAACGTCGTCCTGATCGTGGCCGACGACCTCAACAGCTACGCCTTCTACGGGACGCACCCGCAGGCGCGGATGCCGCATATGGACGACTTCAGGAATACCGCGGTCACTTTCGATCTCGCCTACTGCGCCGCACCGGCCTGCGCCCCGTCCCGGGCCTCCATGCTGACCGGACGCTACCCGCACTCGACCGGCCAATACTGGAACGGAGCCCAGGGCGATGCGCCGTTCTGGGAAAACCCGATCTTCACCCCACTGGAATCGCTCCCGGAAACGTTTCGAAGAAACGGATACACTACTTGGGGCGCCGGCAAACTCCAGCACGCCAGGTGGCCCGACAACCGGGAACGCGCGGCCTGGGACAACTACCCGCCCCATGGCGGCGGCTTCGGTCCGTTTGTGCCGGAGGAAGCAGCCATCGAAGGAGACAGATTCTGGGGCGCTCATGAGTGGACCGGACCCGACACCGACTTCCCCGATGTGGTCAATACCAACGCCGCCATCGAGTTTCTCGAAAAGGAACACGATAAGCCCTTCTTCATGATGGTCGGTCTCTGGCGGCCCCACACCCCTTTCACCGCTCCAAAACGCTTCTTCGATCTCTTTGACCCCGACGAGATCCAGGTGCCCCCTCCCGCCTACCTCGAGGGCGACTTGGAGGATGTCCCCCAGGAAGGCATGTCGATCTCCGGGATCTGGGGCAAACGCTGGCTGAACAGCGGCAAAGACCATCCGGAACGCTGGCGCCGACTCATGCATGGCTACCTCGCCGCCACCGCCTTCGCCGACTGGTCCGCCGGTCGGGTCATCGAAGCCCTCGACGTCTCGCCCTACGGCAAGAACACGATTGTGATCTTCTGGTCCGACAATGGTTTCCACATGGGCGAGAAGGATCACTTCGAGAAATGCACACTCTGGGAAGCCGCCGCCCAAACCCCTCTGGCCATCCGCATGCCTGGCCGGCGCAATGCCGGCACCACATCCACCCGTCCGGTCAACGCGATCGACTTCTTTCCCACCCTGGTCGATCTCTGCGGGCTCCAGCCGCCCCCTCAGGAACTCGAAGGCCAGAGCCTCCGCCCGCTCCTCGAGAACCCGACTGCGACCTGGGACCACCCCGCCCTCACCACCTACGGCGAAGGCTACTTCTCAGCCCGTGACGAACGCTTCCGCTATATCCGCTACCCGGACCATACGGAGGAACTCTACGACCACCAGGCCGACCCCGACGAATTCCGCAACCTGGCCAACGACCCCGACTACCAGGCGGTCAAGGAACGCCTCCGCCAATACGTCCCGAAAACCTGGGCCCGCAACCTCGGCGGTCGAAGGGGTTAA
- a CDS encoding type II toxin-antitoxin system VapC family toxin, producing the protein MTADTNVVVRLLVEDAPNESARAKRLFEAGAVFIPDTVFMETEWVLRAAYGCRADEIADAFRSLLRLETVRVADRTKMVSAIDHFSAGLDFADALHFVCGDGEGMKTFDRMFIKRGQRRGLAVSAP; encoded by the coding sequence ATGACTGCGGATACAAATGTCGTCGTGCGCTTGTTGGTAGAGGATGCGCCGAATGAATCCGCGCGGGCCAAGCGTTTGTTCGAGGCGGGGGCGGTCTTTATTCCGGACACGGTGTTCATGGAGACGGAGTGGGTTCTGCGGGCGGCCTACGGGTGTAGGGCGGATGAGATTGCCGACGCATTCCGAAGCCTGTTGCGGCTGGAGACCGTTCGGGTTGCCGACCGGACGAAGATGGTGTCGGCCATCGATCATTTTTCTGCCGGCTTGGATTTTGCGGATGCACTTCACTTCGTTTGTGGGGACGGCGAAGGCATGAAAACCTTCGACAGAATGTTCATCAAGCGCGGTCAACGCCGTGGACTGGCCGTATCCGCTCCCTGA
- a CDS encoding phosphosulfolactate synthase: MSANPFESIVVASRPGKPRTRGLTMIADWGLPPGQQGDLLTISAPFIDLAKVAVGIAALLPTEILREKIHAYTGHDILTFPGGQFLEYSVIHDKAEAYFQAAAAAGFRCIEVSDNLLEIELEAKCALIKRAINDHGLRVLGEVGKKEGLGATGDLAEDAARCLEAGAERVFLEAADFFSGEVKETALQAIVDRCGTDPLIFELPGPWIDGVTQADVHRITRWLINRFGPEVNIANVSPENVLKLEALRLGIGVNAGRV; encoded by the coding sequence ATGTCGGCCAATCCGTTCGAATCCATCGTTGTTGCCTCCCGTCCGGGCAAACCCCGCACCCGGGGTCTGACCATGATCGCCGACTGGGGCCTGCCCCCGGGCCAACAGGGTGATCTGCTGACGATCAGCGCACCCTTTATCGACCTGGCCAAGGTGGCGGTCGGGATCGCCGCCCTGCTGCCAACCGAGATCCTGCGGGAGAAAATCCACGCCTACACCGGGCATGACATCCTCACTTTTCCCGGCGGCCAATTCCTCGAGTATTCAGTTATTCACGACAAAGCGGAAGCCTATTTCCAAGCCGCTGCCGCCGCCGGCTTCCGCTGTATCGAAGTATCCGACAATCTCCTTGAAATCGAACTTGAGGCGAAGTGCGCCCTGATCAAACGCGCGATCAACGACCATGGCCTGCGGGTGCTGGGCGAGGTGGGCAAGAAGGAAGGACTCGGAGCCACGGGCGACCTGGCCGAGGACGCGGCCCGCTGCCTGGAAGCGGGCGCGGAGCGGGTGTTTCTGGAAGCGGCTGATTTCTTTTCGGGCGAAGTCAAGGAAACCGCCCTCCAGGCAATCGTGGATCGCTGCGGAACCGATCCCCTGATTTTCGAACTCCCGGGGCCCTGGATCGACGGTGTGACTCAGGCCGATGTCCACAGGATCACCCGCTGGCTGATCAACCGTTTCGGCCCCGAGGTCAACATCGCCAACGTTTCTCCCGAAAACGTGCTCAAACTGGAAGCCCTCCGTCTGGGGATCGGGGTTAATGCGGGACGGGTTTGA
- a CDS encoding DUF4097 family beta strand repeat-containing protein, whose product MKHQTPNVRPTHWLAATIAFLIFTVMQTQAATNESINRTLDIAPGGTLVVKVENGRINVTGEAGSGVVIKIDRVIKASSKEKEEAFLAGNPVEIETSGNSVTITRKGEKGDSWGFSWFRKKPREEATYEIVVPVDFNLELKTSGGDIAVTNLKGKTRADTSGGSIRLINLTGDTNIHTSGGSIRINDCHGTTDAHTSGGSITTENGSGDLMVKTSGGSITVRDHNGNINGHTSGGSVSATFKTNPTQPCSLSTSGGSVNVTLPANAAVDLEASTSGGSVHSEFPDAQPDPKKRNKLSGPINGGGPDLKLQTSGGNIHIKRSGEA is encoded by the coding sequence ATGAAACACCAGACCCCCAACGTCCGACCCACCCACTGGCTCGCCGCCACCATTGCTTTCCTCATCTTCACCGTCATGCAAACCCAGGCCGCCACCAACGAATCCATCAACCGGACCTTGGACATCGCCCCCGGAGGCACGCTCGTCGTCAAGGTAGAGAATGGTCGAATCAATGTGACCGGCGAGGCCGGCTCCGGTGTCGTCATCAAGATCGACCGGGTGATCAAGGCATCCTCAAAGGAAAAGGAGGAGGCCTTTCTCGCCGGAAATCCCGTCGAAATCGAGACATCCGGCAATTCCGTGACCATCACCCGAAAAGGAGAAAAGGGAGACAGCTGGGGTTTCAGCTGGTTCCGGAAGAAGCCCCGCGAAGAAGCCACCTACGAAATCGTCGTGCCAGTCGATTTCAATCTCGAGCTCAAGACTTCCGGAGGAGATATCGCCGTGACCAATCTGAAGGGGAAGACCCGCGCCGACACGTCAGGTGGCTCCATCCGGTTGATCAACCTGACCGGAGACACGAATATCCACACCTCGGGCGGGTCCATCCGCATCAACGATTGCCACGGCACGACCGACGCGCACACCAGCGGCGGCTCCATCACCACGGAAAACGGATCGGGTGATCTCATGGTCAAGACCAGCGGAGGTTCCATTACCGTGCGGGACCACAACGGCAATATCAATGGCCATACCAGCGGGGGCTCGGTCAGCGCCACTTTCAAGACCAACCCGACCCAGCCCTGCTCCCTCTCAACCTCAGGCGGCAGCGTCAACGTGACCCTGCCGGCCAATGCCGCCGTCGATCTCGAAGCTTCGACCTCGGGCGGTAGCGTGCATTCCGAATTCCCCGACGCACAACCCGACCCCAAGAAACGGAACAAGCTGTCCGGACCGATCAACGGGGGCGGGCCAGACCTGAAACTCCAGACCAGCGGCGGCAACATCCACATCAAACGCAGCGGCGAGGCCTGA
- a CDS encoding glycosyltransferase family 39 protein encodes MSLRTFTRFLLAQHRRATFVLFGLTLAAWTVALFLNASPVAGGADSSGYMNNARLLLQGRLQGDLRPIPEVPENAVPLNGFAPLGFRADPDSLNLVPTYPIGFPLLLAPFQAVFASRGGTLAVLVLLGLAAPLLTWKLARRTGLPAEWAAFCAICLTTSAVFQMHAYLPMTDVETLVVATSALIVLLRFDRSPWNGVFLGALLAFGVLSRPANILLFLPVVVYLLQNPRRLIQSWTIVLGGLPGAVFQIWINLRLYDRALTTGYGDFRAFFELERIPPALGFFFHQGLTLITPMALFGFLASPFVIRRNLPILLAPAVLVLSYLLFYSSYYFASEYWWSLRFILPVFPAVIILGSHVWSQLQEQGQRLLSSPAAKGPDTLHPGPLALKWVPFGLSIIAILIGHQTSRNLFVHQFHLEEAQYADSAAWLAEHTDPGDVILCMQTSGSVFNELPNPILRWDMMDPERWQAEIAPALTRERRVFATLFPFERDENAVLVKRVPGNWIHRADFGRVSIFELQP; translated from the coding sequence GTGAGTCTCAGGACGTTTACCCGATTCCTCCTGGCCCAACACCGCCGGGCAACCTTCGTCCTGTTCGGGCTGACTCTTGCCGCCTGGACCGTGGCGCTTTTTCTCAATGCCTCGCCCGTCGCCGGAGGGGCCGACAGCAGCGGGTATATGAACAATGCGCGGCTGCTGCTCCAAGGTCGCCTTCAGGGCGACCTTCGGCCCATCCCCGAGGTGCCCGAAAATGCCGTCCCCCTCAATGGCTTCGCGCCTCTCGGCTTCCGGGCCGACCCGGACAGCCTGAACCTCGTTCCCACCTACCCCATCGGGTTCCCTCTCCTACTGGCTCCATTCCAGGCTGTCTTCGCCAGCCGCGGTGGAACCCTGGCCGTCCTTGTTCTTCTGGGTCTGGCCGCTCCCCTCCTCACCTGGAAACTGGCGCGCCGGACCGGGTTGCCTGCAGAATGGGCCGCCTTCTGTGCGATCTGCCTGACCACCTCGGCGGTCTTTCAGATGCACGCCTACCTTCCGATGACCGATGTCGAAACCCTCGTTGTCGCCACGTCCGCACTCATCGTTCTTCTGCGATTCGACCGCAGTCCCTGGAACGGTGTTTTTCTCGGAGCCCTCCTCGCGTTCGGTGTCCTCAGCCGACCGGCCAATATCCTGCTCTTCCTCCCGGTCGTGGTCTATCTCCTGCAAAATCCCCGCCGACTGATTCAGAGCTGGACCATCGTCCTTGGGGGACTCCCGGGAGCCGTCTTCCAGATCTGGATCAATCTCAGACTCTACGACCGGGCACTGACCACCGGCTACGGAGATTTCCGTGCCTTCTTTGAACTGGAACGGATCCCGCCCGCACTCGGGTTCTTCTTCCACCAGGGGTTGACCCTGATTACTCCGATGGCGCTGTTCGGATTCCTCGCCTCTCCGTTCGTCATCCGGCGCAACCTCCCGATCCTGCTCGCACCCGCAGTCCTCGTCCTGAGCTACCTCCTCTTCTACTCATCCTACTATTTCGCCAGCGAATACTGGTGGTCTCTGCGCTTCATCCTCCCGGTCTTTCCGGCGGTCATCATTCTGGGTTCCCATGTCTGGTCTCAGCTCCAGGAACAGGGCCAAAGGCTGCTGTCCTCTCCTGCGGCCAAGGGTCCCGACACCTTACACCCGGGACCCTTGGCCCTCAAGTGGGTGCCGTTCGGCTTGAGCATCATCGCGATCCTCATCGGGCACCAGACGAGTCGAAACCTCTTTGTTCACCAGTTCCACCTCGAGGAAGCGCAATACGCCGATTCCGCCGCATGGCTGGCCGAACACACCGATCCCGGCGATGTCATCCTCTGCATGCAAACCAGCGGCAGCGTGTTCAATGAACTGCCCAATCCCATTCTGCGCTGGGACATGATGGATCCGGAGCGATGGCAGGCGGAAATCGCCCCCGCCCTGACCCGGGAACGCCGCGTCTTCGCCACCCTCTTCCCCTTCGAACGTGACGAGAACGCGGTCCTCGTGAAACGGGTTCCCGGAAATTGGATCCACCGCGCCGACTTCGGACGTGTCTCCATCTTCGAGCTCCAGCCGTAA
- a CDS encoding glycoside hydrolase family 27 protein — protein sequence MPHKSSHSARQRLCARAINLKITMHTDFAPKPPLGWNSYDCFGSDVTEAEIRENAAFMAEHLKPAGWEYVVVDFCWSHPAPGACANPHIGKGMQPLLHVDLHGRLIPAPNRFPSSVGGAGFKPLADHVHGLGLKFGIHLMRGIPRQVTGDYFQIEGSEYTTHDVGTGLVECVWLDHMETVNTRHPAGQAYYDSCFRLYASWGVDFVKVDDILADGTDRGMGPYHGSEIDAIRAAIDNCGRPIVLSLSPGDAPVASTEHLRNNANMWRMSADFWDDWPKLKRMFSLCARWWRYRQPGAWPDADMLPLGRICKRGPKRPERDSRFTPDEARTMLSLWAIFRSPLMMGGHLPETDAATLALLTNREVLEVNQDCVGGKPLPGTDPTLPVWVSEYPNRGDKVIALFNLRDVEAENAVSLASIGISSGARARDLWAGQDLEPLTGITLSRKLPPHGSLLLRVTRG from the coding sequence ATGCCGCACAAATCCAGCCACTCCGCACGTCAGCGTCTCTGCGCGAGAGCCATCAATCTCAAGATCACCATGCACACTGATTTCGCCCCCAAACCACCCCTCGGCTGGAACAGCTACGATTGTTTCGGCTCGGATGTCACTGAAGCGGAGATCCGCGAGAATGCCGCCTTCATGGCCGAGCACCTCAAGCCGGCCGGCTGGGAATACGTGGTGGTCGATTTCTGCTGGTCGCATCCGGCGCCGGGGGCCTGTGCCAACCCGCATATCGGCAAGGGCATGCAGCCGCTGCTGCATGTCGATCTCCACGGGCGCCTGATCCCGGCACCCAATCGGTTTCCATCCTCGGTCGGTGGAGCCGGCTTCAAGCCGCTGGCGGATCATGTGCATGGTCTCGGGCTCAAGTTCGGCATTCACCTCATGCGGGGCATACCCAGGCAGGTGACCGGCGATTACTTCCAGATCGAGGGCAGTGAGTACACCACCCATGACGTAGGGACCGGTCTGGTGGAATGTGTGTGGCTCGACCATATGGAGACGGTCAATACCAGGCATCCCGCCGGACAGGCCTACTATGATTCCTGCTTCCGGCTCTATGCCTCATGGGGCGTGGATTTCGTCAAGGTCGACGATATCCTGGCGGACGGGACCGACCGCGGAATGGGTCCCTACCACGGGAGCGAAATCGATGCCATCCGCGCGGCCATTGACAACTGCGGGCGTCCGATCGTGCTCAGCCTTTCGCCGGGTGACGCACCGGTCGCCTCGACCGAGCACCTGCGCAACAACGCAAACATGTGGCGGATGTCGGCGGATTTCTGGGACGATTGGCCGAAGCTCAAGCGGATGTTCTCCCTCTGCGCGCGGTGGTGGCGATACCGTCAACCCGGCGCCTGGCCCGATGCCGACATGTTGCCGCTCGGGCGGATCTGCAAGCGCGGACCGAAGCGGCCGGAACGGGATTCCCGGTTCACCCCGGATGAAGCCCGCACCATGCTCTCGCTCTGGGCCATCTTCCGTTCCCCGCTCATGATGGGTGGTCACCTGCCGGAGACGGATGCGGCCACCCTGGCCCTCCTCACCAATCGGGAGGTTCTTGAGGTCAACCAGGACTGTGTCGGCGGCAAACCTCTCCCCGGGACCGATCCGACCCTGCCGGTCTGGGTCTCCGAGTATCCGAATCGTGGTGACAAAGTGATCGCTCTCTTCAATCTGCGGGACGTCGAAGCCGAAAACGCGGTCTCCCTGGCCTCGATCGGGATCAGCTCCGGCGCCAGAGCACGGGACCTCTGGGCGGGCCAGGATCTGGAGCCGCTGACCGGGATCACCCTGAGCCGGAAGCTGCCGCCGCACGGCTCATTGCTGTTGCGGGTGACCCGGGGTTGA
- a CDS encoding sulfatase-like hydrolase/transferase gives MNRITVALCSLALTNLLPAADRAEVPNVLFIAIDDLKPIGSLYSEEPGNFLQHVYPDPVLRKAVAARMTPNIQRLANRGVTFMKAYCAAPACNPSRAALMTGVRPHVSGLADNANAVFFRDWEFNGERPLADAVTLPELLKANGWYTASTGKIYHSGQDFEDSDGHRSWTDWTLVKGDAGRNQRSPWSPRSLAWGQEGDDGASHRSTNDFRKADFIARVLEDGQATNEGTVFQLPEDRPFFLACGIFRPHLPFYATKDLLDLFPAEEMTITRELLTEFMQDCDDLPPTSLKWTGVKFENGDPVLDTERFVDILNLGKEYGGPDGDLAGWKDMLTHYFASCAVADRAVGRLLDGLEHGPYGENTVVILWSDHGYHLGEKVRETKFTLWDDGALSNFIIADPARPETAGTRCDQPVSLTDIYPTVAALAGLEIPDPRNIGTDLNVLLDQPGTTLVRPALTTYRDVDCNMVRTHRFKLIRYGKTEPELEVYDMDNDPEEIRNLAGKPEWADEEAELLTILDLTLQ, from the coding sequence ATGAACCGAATCACCGTTGCCCTCTGTTCCCTCGCCCTGACCAACCTGCTCCCGGCCGCTGATCGAGCCGAGGTTCCCAACGTTCTCTTCATCGCGATCGATGACCTGAAACCGATCGGCTCGCTCTATTCCGAAGAGCCCGGCAATTTTCTCCAGCACGTCTATCCGGATCCGGTTCTCCGCAAGGCGGTCGCCGCCCGAATGACGCCGAATATCCAGCGTCTGGCCAACCGCGGCGTCACCTTCATGAAGGCCTACTGCGCCGCACCGGCCTGTAACCCATCGCGGGCCGCTCTCATGACGGGTGTCCGACCCCATGTCTCCGGTCTCGCCGACAACGCCAACGCCGTCTTCTTCAGGGACTGGGAATTCAATGGCGAGAGGCCACTGGCCGATGCAGTCACTCTGCCCGAGCTGCTCAAAGCCAATGGCTGGTACACCGCTTCAACCGGAAAGATCTACCACTCCGGCCAGGACTTCGAAGACTCCGACGGGCATCGTTCCTGGACCGACTGGACCCTTGTGAAAGGGGACGCCGGCCGCAATCAACGATCACCCTGGAGCCCCAGGAGCCTGGCCTGGGGACAGGAAGGCGATGACGGTGCCTCCCACCGGTCGACCAACGACTTCAGGAAAGCCGATTTCATCGCCCGGGTCCTCGAAGACGGACAGGCCACCAATGAAGGAACCGTTTTTCAACTGCCGGAAGACAGGCCCTTCTTCCTCGCCTGCGGGATCTTCCGCCCGCACCTCCCCTTTTACGCAACCAAAGATCTCCTCGACCTGTTTCCAGCCGAGGAAATGACCATCACCCGTGAACTCCTGACCGAATTCATGCAGGATTGTGACGATCTCCCGCCGACCAGCCTGAAATGGACCGGGGTCAAATTCGAGAACGGCGACCCGGTTCTCGATACCGAGCGCTTCGTCGATATCCTCAATCTGGGCAAAGAGTACGGTGGGCCGGACGGCGACCTGGCCGGATGGAAGGACATGCTGACCCATTATTTCGCGAGCTGCGCAGTGGCGGATCGCGCGGTCGGCCGACTCCTCGACGGCCTTGAGCATGGTCCCTACGGCGAAAACACCGTGGTCATTCTATGGAGTGACCACGGCTACCACCTCGGCGAAAAAGTCCGGGAAACCAAGTTCACCCTCTGGGATGACGGCGCCCTGAGCAACTTCATCATCGCTGATCCCGCAAGACCGGAAACGGCCGGCACCCGCTGCGACCAACCGGTTTCCCTGACGGACATCTACCCGACCGTCGCCGCCCTGGCCGGACTGGAAATCCCCGATCCCCGCAATATCGGCACCGACCTGAACGTGCTCCTCGATCAACCGGGAACAACCTTGGTCCGTCCAGCGCTGACCACTTACCGCGATGTCGATTGCAACATGGTCCGGACCCATCGGTTCAAGCTCATCCGCTACGGAAAAACCGAGCCCGAACTCGAGGTCTACGACATGGACAACGACCCGGAAGAAATCCGCAATCTTGCCGGCAAACCCGAATGGGCCGACGAAGAGGCGGAATTGCTGACCATCCTCGACCTCACCCTCCAGTAG
- a CDS encoding Arc family DNA-binding protein, which translates to MSSITIKKLPEQLHRDYKRRARANHRSLQAEIIRTLEEAIGLQKVSEPLTVDSVAGMLNPKRKGISVEAMRAAVDEEFKSRWQRS; encoded by the coding sequence GTGTCTTCGATAACCATCAAGAAGCTTCCGGAGCAATTGCACCGTGATTACAAGAGGCGGGCGCGGGCGAACCACCGTAGCTTGCAGGCCGAGATCATACGTACTCTGGAAGAGGCCATCGGGCTGCAGAAAGTGAGCGAGCCGCTCACGGTCGACTCGGTCGCGGGCATGCTGAATCCGAAGCGGAAAGGGATTTCAGTGGAGGCGATGCGTGCCGCCGTCGACGAGGAGTTCAAGAGCCGCTGGCAGCGATCATGA